One stretch of Hypanus sabinus isolate sHypSab1 unplaced genomic scaffold, sHypSab1.hap1 scaffold_124, whole genome shotgun sequence DNA includes these proteins:
- the LOC132386652 gene encoding uncharacterized protein LOC132386652, whose translation MCWRVAKWLRHWSSDLKVASSSLGRGCLCVLERRHRCQAVCVLMPFPWTTSLAWRGETCRDSNGGLQTITAIFISRLKQVHFMKYKPRNKKKLELPERLCRTTKQRKSMKVAQGEKSNSHPTPRIKKNGIPIIKPQNPPLRTKGNNNIEPPTKKITPTPHNCGGAGVTSGEAAASGAADTTGDPGRFTGEVSPHLEGCLDNGESSAIRPFHCDTPNSTSNPSKRIWVNFNDQYISISCLNDSLTLRGRGIYGPHCQGVEFTRRQRLQGRKVFC comes from the exons atgtgctggcgcgtggccaagtggttaaggcattggtctagtgatctgaaggttgctagttcgagccttggcagaggctgcctgtgtgtccttgagcgacgacaccggtgccaagctgtgtgtgtcctaatgcccttcccttggacaacatcgttggcgtggagaggggagacctgcagagactctaacggaggcctacaaactatcacagccattttcatttccaggttaaaacaggtccatttcatgaaatataaaccaagaaataaaaagaaactggaattaccagaaagactctgcag aaccacgaaacaaagaaagagcatgaaagtcgctcagggagaaaaatcaaactcccaccccaccccccggatCAAGAAGAACGGGATCCCAATcatcaaaccccaaaacccacccctccgcacaaaagggaacaataacatcgagccccccacaaaaaaaatcacccctaccccgcacaactgcggtggagccggtgtcaccagtggagaggcggccgcatcgggagcagcggacacaacgggcgaccccggaagattcacaggtgaagtgtcgcctcacctggaaggatgtttggacaacggagagagttcggccaTCCGGCCCTTTCattgtgacaccccgaactccacgtcaaatccgtccaaacgaatctgggtgaaTTTTAATGACCAATATATatcgatcagctgtctgaatgattccctgactctgagaggaaggggtatctatggtccacactgtcagggtgttgagtttaccaggagacaaagactgcagggacgaaaggttttctgttga
- the LOC132386648 gene encoding gastrula zinc finger protein XlCGF26.1-like → MAHQRVHTGERPFTCSVCGKGFTLSSTLLVHQRIHTGEKLFTCSDCGKGFTLSSRLLVHQQIHTEEKPFTCSVCEKRFTQLSNLQSHQRVHTGEKPFTCSVCGKGFTLSSTLQRHQRVHTEVKPFTCSVCGKGFTLSSTLQSHQRVHTGEKPFTCSVCGKGFTLSSNLQRHQRVHTEVKPFTCSVCGKGFTQSSNLQRHQRVHTEVKPFTCSVCGKGFTVSSILLVHQRIHTGEKLFTCSVCGKRFTDSSTLRRHQRVHTGEKPFTCSECGKRFTRSSNLRRHQRVHTGEMPFTCSVCGKGFTDSSTLQRHQRLHTGEKPFTCLFCRKRFTQSSTLQSHQRVHTRERLRIWERIHSVIPPLGTPVSSQ, encoded by the coding sequence atggctcaccagcgagttcacactggggagcggccgttcacctgctcagtctgtgggaaaggattcactctgtcatctaccctactggtacatcagcgaattcacactggggagaagctgttcacctgctcagactgtggaaagggattcacactgtcatcccgcctactggtacatcagcaaattcacactgaggagaagccgttcacctgctcagtctgtgagaagagatttactcagttatccaacctacagagtcaccagcgagttcacactggggagaagccattcacctgctcagtctgtgggaaaggattcactctgtcatccaccctacagagacaccagcgagttcacactgaggtgaagccattcacctgctcagtctgtgggaaaggattcactctgtcatccaccctacagagtcaccagcgagttcacactggggagaagcctttcacctgctcagtctgtgggaaaggattcactctgtcatccaacctacagagacaccagcgagttcacactgaggtgaagccattcacctgctcagtctgtgggaaaggattcactcagtcatccaacctacagagacaccagcgagttcacactgaggtgaagccattcacctgctcagtctgtgggaaaggattcactgtgtcatccatcctactggtacatcagcgaattcacactggggagaagctgttcacctgctcagtctgtgggaagagattcactgactcttccaccctacggagacaccagcgagttcacactggggagaagccgttcacctgttcagaatgtgggaagcgattcactcggtcatccaacctacggagacaccagcgagttcacactggggagatgccgttcacctgctcagtgtgtgggaaaggattcactgactcttccaccctgcagagacaccagcgacttcacactggggagaagccgttcacctgcttattctgtcggaagagattcactcagtcatccaccctacagagtcatcagcgagttcacactagagagaggcTCAGAatatgggaaaggattcactcagtcatcccacctcttggcacaccagtcagttcacagtaa